A single genomic interval of Paralichthys olivaceus isolate ysfri-2021 chromosome 7, ASM2471397v2, whole genome shotgun sequence harbors:
- the cdkn1cb gene encoding cyclin-dependent kinase inhibitor 1C, whose amino-acid sequence MSNVQLSCSALERLVARRTFPLHRRTSVCRNLFGPVDHDELSREMTAKMQEISERDQQRWNFNFEANTPLDGDYKWEEVPVDRTPEFYQDSVQNGRIRVPATPVKQRPSSDSAVPETPITDVQERLAVPESSGAPCQVEVNQENRTDKINSGRTTHRQVPCVRHKRTGTTDNNTHITDFFVKRKRAADRKPSDTSACHLSKSPIPVEQTPRKRIR is encoded by the exons ATGTCCAATGTGCAGTTATCGTGCAGTGCGCTGGAGAGGCTGGTGGCCAGGAGAACCTTCCCTCTCCACAGGCGCACCAGCGTCTGCCGCAACCTCTTTGGGCCGGTAGATCACGACGAGCTGAGCCGGGAGATGACAGCCAAGATGCAGGAGATTTCCGAGCGCGACCAGCAGAGGTGGAACTTTAATTTCGAGGCCAACACCCCGCTGGATGGGGATTACAAGTGGGAAGAGGTGCCCGTGGATAGGACCCCGGAGTTTTACCAGGACTCTGTACAAAACGGAAGGATCCGGGTGCCCGCGACTCCCGTCAAGCAGAGGCCCTCCTCGGACTCCGCCGTGCCGGAGACGCCTATCACGGACGTGCAGGAGCGCTTGGCCGTGCCGGAGAGCAGCGGCGCTCCGTGCCAGGTGGAGGTCAACCAGGAGAACCGCACGGACAAGATCAACTCAGGGAGGACAACTCATAGACAGGTCCCGTGTGTGAGACACAAGAGGACCGGCACTactgacaacaacacacacatcacag actttttcGTGAAACGAAAGAGGGCTGCTGACAGAAAACCCAGTGACACGAGTGCATGCCACCTCTCCAAGTCTCCGATCCCGGTAGAACAAACTCCGCGAAAGAGGATCCGTTGA